TAGTAGGTAAATACTCTCTGGGTGACGTTTATCTCGttggttttattatttacatatgtttatGTAAATCATTCCCTCAGCtgtttttcacttagcattataaCAGACATGTCTTTCCATGTCCATAATTCAGAGATCTCTCCCCCACCTTATTTTTTATAGCTGTTTAGCATCCCATCAAATGACGTGTCACTCATCCGGTCCTCTTCTGATGAACATTTGGTTGTTTTGcacatttgtttggtttttgttgtcaGAAACAAGGCAGGAATGCACACCCTCTTACCTATACTTCTGTGCCTTATGCTGGTATTTCCAAAAGTTGAATTGTTGATTCAAAGGGTTACGTGCATTTTTTTTAgatatgcttttttggtgaggaagattgaccctgagctaacatctgttgcccatcttcctctttggttttttcttttttctcccgaaagccccagtacacaattgtgtatcctagttgtatgtccttctagatCTTCtgtctgggatgctgccacagcgagGCTTGATGAACAGGGTGTagttccgtgcccaggatctgaactgccaaaccctgggcctccaaagcacagcacacaaacttaaacactcggctATGGGGTTGGCCCTGGGTTacgtgcattttaaattttggtttcaccaaattattttccaaaaaatgtgCCAATGTATACTCCCACCAGAAGTGTCTCTGAGTGAGTCCCTACTTCCTCACCACCGTGGAGCTTTATCAGTCCTTAATCCTCATCTTAATCTTGTTTTAATTAGCCTTTCTTTACCGGTGAGGATTTTGGACTTTGATAACCGTGAAGGGAGGGTAAAGTAGAAGGCGAGTTATTTGACTTAGTTCTTCTCTGCTCTTGCTAGCGTGGGGTTGGGAAAGATATATTTGTAAACGCAGGTCTTGCTGTCATGTCTCCCTGGGGTTTTACAATCTGTGTTCCTGCCAATATCTGAAGTCTTTTCAAATTCTTAATGTCTGTAATATAGGACACAGTGGCTTTTGTCACTTTAACTTATCACAGCAAGAGATGGTTAGTAGGATTGAAATGCTTCCTCATTTCTAGACTTTCCTTGAGAGTTGCTAGGCCCCACACGTGCTAGCAAGGCCTTGTGGGTGGTCTGACTTGGGTCTCATCTGTCCAGGTTGGCAGTGGAATCCCTCTGAGCGGCCCTCCTTTGCTGAAATCCACCAAGCTTTTGAAACAATGTTCCAGGAGTCCAGCATCTCAGATGGTAAAGTGCCCATCCTTGGGGCACCTGCAGTGGGGGAGGCTGGGATAGGAGGGATGGCCGTGCGGGACTCCAGCCCTGTCCTTTAGTTTGCTTCCTGGGAGAAGTGCGTGGGCCAAGTTATCTGAGCCCAGGAAGTGGGGCAGAGGTTTGAGTTGGAGCGCTGCCTCTTGCAGCCGTGCAGAATGCTGAAAACTCCTAAGTGCTGTTTCTCCAGCACCTGTTTCTCTTTTCCGTAACTGTATGGATGACCACTgttatcttaaaaagaaaaagaaaaccaacatacCAAAGTGACATGGTTGCTGATGGctggtgttttgggttttttgttggtGGCACACAGAAGTGGAGAAGGAACTGGGGAAGAAAGGAGTGCGAGGGGCTGCAGGTCCTTTGCTGCAGGCCCCAGAGCTGCCCACCAAGACAAGAACCTCCAGGAGAGCTGCAGAACACAAAGACTCCACCGACGGGGCTGagaccccccaccccaagggcCCAGGGGAGACTGGTAATGTCCCCACCACTACCCACCCCCACGGGAGGCCCCTCAGGACCAGTGCAGGCAGATGGGAAGCAGCGAGAGGAGGATGCACAGAGGCCAGGCCCATTCCGCATTAGTGGCCCAGCTTTGAGAAGAGGAACGTGCTCCCCTGCAGCACCCACTCCCGCCAGAGTCGCTGGGAGCCACGGCTTTGGCGGCTAGCTCGGTCGCAGAGGCGGAGGTGCTTGTGCAGCCTCCTGAGGCGGAGCCCACCTTCTTGTGTGTTACTCACCGCATGTGTGGTTGCTCTTGCAGGGCAGATACAGCAGTGCTAAATACCGAACAAATGAAGAGCAGCTTGTTGTGAGAGCACTGACACAAAAAGCTCCCAGGAACTGACGGCCTCAGGAGACAGCTGTGGCGCGGGGCCAGCGTCCTCTCCCGTCCTCTGAGCCAGGCAGATGGGGCTGGTTCAGGAGGGCCCTCAGGATGGCGTCAGGAATATTAGCAAACACTGAGCTCGTGCTTCCTGTGCGCCAGGCTGTGTGTGAGTTAGGCTGCTCTGAGGTAGTGTTGCCTCCCTCCCCAGAAAACCCCAGAAGTCTGGGTTCTACTGCAGACCAGCTGAACGAAAATGTCTTTGGTGGGCCAGACATCTGGGTTTGTAGAGGCTCCTAGGGGATGCTCTGATGGACCACAGACTAAGTGGGAAGGGACAGGGCAAAGCCaggattataaagaaataaatcccAGTTATGACGCTTTCTTTCCACACCCCCTGGGTCATCTCGCTCGCCCTCCGTTGGAGGCCATGGCGTATGGACTGTCCAGAGGCCTGGACCCTCATCCTGCTGTTGGTTGTCATGATTTCAGGTAGATAagcagtggggaggaggagaggctgctACGGAAGCTTCAGGCTTATTAAAAGACCAGTGATAAGCAGTCATGTTCATTTATGCCCGTCAGTGCTCATCTGAGGGGTATTTTGATCTGTAATCTCGTGGTGAGCCGAGTGTCAGCTACTGTTCAGCTCTGAAGTAGGGCTGTGCATAATTCATTAGAATTTCGCTTTCTTCACCTTCTTCCGCTGGATTCAAGTTTTGGGAGGTCCTCGGTTTCCCTGTGAGGTATCCTGCATGCCGCCTGGTACTCTGACAATGCCCTGCACCTCTGCTCCGAGTTAGAGGGTGCGGCCGGGAAACCGCTCTTGCTGCAGCTGCCCTCTGAGGAGAATTCTGTCGTTCACTAGCAGGGAGCTTGGCAACACCAGAAAGATCTCTTAGGAGCTATTATTCAGATTTAAAGAATGCCCATGTAAAAATTGTAGGTCACCCCTGCTCGTTTCCTAAGCTTAATAGCCCATTATCACTGCGCCCTGTGGAACGCAGCCCTTCCCTCCATACCGCACCTCCCAGGAACCTTGCCCGGCTGGCCAGTCTGAGAAGCACAGGTTCTGACCCCTCGCTCGGCCTCAGCCTCTTTTTGACTCACCAGATAGTGGTATTGGCGGGACTTTACTGCTTTAAAGGAAACCAGTGCAAGGATGAGGGGGCCAGGTGCGTCCTAGCCTTTTGTTCTGCTGTCTTCAAGGACGGAGACCTAAGCTTTCCCTAATAATAATACAAAGTGACAACAGTTATTGAGAAGTGCCAAGAGCTGTGAATGCACCACATTTGTTATCGCTTTACACTCTCACAGCAACGCTCTGGGCAGACTTTACTGTCCTCCGTTCTgtaggtgaggaagctgaggatgAGCAAGGAAGGGTGACCTGCCCAGGCCTCGTAGCTGGTGAGCGGCAGAGCTGGTAGTCACACGCAGGCCtgtcagagcccagagcccagaccCGTGGCTGCTGCTCTGTGGAGAGTGGGCGGCCGGCGCAAGGTGCCCCGCTCACCCAGGAGCCCTTGGTCTGGGCTTGTTAACCTGTTTCCAATGTGTTTCAGATCCTCTGGACCACGAGCCTGCTGTGTCTCCGTTGCTCCCTCGAAAAGAGCGAGGTCCCCAGGATGGTGGCTTAAATGAAGATGAACGCCTTCTCCCCAAAGACAAAAAGACCAACTTGTTCAGTGCCTTgatcaagaagaagaagaaaacagccccagcccctcccaaaCGCAGCAGCTCCTTCCGGGAGATGGACGGCCAGCCGGAGCGCAAGGTGGCCGGGGAGGAAGAGGGCCGGGAGGTTAGCAACGGCGCCCTAGCTCTCGCACCCTCGGACACACCCGAGCCAGCCAAGTCCCCAAAGCCCAGCAGCGGGGCTGGTGTCCCTAATGGAGCCTTCCGGGAGTCGGGGGGCGCAGGCTTCCGGTCTCCACACCTATGGAAAAAGTCTAGCACGCTGACCAGTAGCCGATTAGCAGCCAGTGAAGAGGAGAATGGCGGCAGCTCCAGCAAGCGCTTCCTGAGGTCCTGCTCTGCCTCCTGTGTGCCCCATGGGGCCAAGGACACAGAGTGGAGGTCTGTCACACTGCCTCGGGATCTGCAGTCCACAGGAAGACAGTTTGACTCGTCCACATTTGGAGGGCACAAAAGTGAGAAGCCAGCTCTGCCTCGAAAGCGGGCAAGTGAGACCAGGTCTGACCAGGTGACCAGAGGCACAGTGACCCCCCCGCCCAGGCTGGTGAAGAAGACCGAGGAAGCCGTGGATGAGGTCTTAAGAGACGCAGCAGAGTCCAGCCCGGGCTCCAGCCCTcccagtctgactccaaaactccTCCGTAGGCAGGTCGTGGTGGCTCCTTCCTCTGGCCTTCCCCACAAGGAAGAGGCCGGGAAGTCCAGTGCCTTCGGGACGCCTGCAGCTGAGCCGGTGCCCCCCACCAGCAGAGCGGGGCCAGGTGCATCTGGAGGGACCAGCAAGGCCCCCAACGAGGAGTCCAGAGTGAGGAGGCACAAGCCCTCCTCCGAGTCCCCAGGGAGAGACAAGGGGAAGTTGTCCAAGCTCAAACccgccccaccacccccaccaccagccTCTGTTGGGAAAGCCGGGAAGCCCTCTCAGAGCCCGAGCCAGGAAGCAGCCGGGGAGGCAGGTGCCTGTGGAAAAGCAAAACCCACGGCCCTGgttgtggatgctgtgaacagtGACACTGCCAAACCCAGCCAGCTGGGAGAGGGCGTGAAAAAGGCCGTGCTCCCAGCTGTGCCAAAGTCGCAGTCATCCACCAAACCAGCAGGGACCCCGACCAGCCCAGTCCCCGCTCCCTCTGTGTTGCCGTCAGCATCCTCCACCCTGGCAGGGGACCAGCCGTCCTCCACCGCCTTCATTCCTCTCATATCGACTCGCGTGTCTCTTCGGAAAACCCGCCAGCCTCCGGAGCGAATTGCCAGTGGTGCCATCACCAAGGGTGTGGTCCTGGATGGCACTGAGGCCTTGTGCCTTGCTATCTCCAAGAACTCTGAGCAGATGGCCAGCCATAGCGCTGTGCTGGAAGCTGGCAAAAACCTCTACACATTCTGTGTGAGCTACGTGGATTCCATCCAGCAAATGAGGAATAAATTCGCCTTCCGCGAGGCCATCAACAAACTGGAGAATAACCTCCGGGAGCTTCAGATCTGCCCGGCGACAGCGGGGAGTGGCCCAGCGGCCACTCAGGACTTCAGCAAACTCCTCAGCTCCGTGAAAGAGATCAGTGACATCGTGCAGAGGTAGCAGAAGCCAGGCATCAGGCTAGCCGGACCCACCTTCCCCGTGCCCTCAACAGTGGCTGACACAGGAGCAGGAGCTGAGACCTTCGCCCAGGGGCTCTGCAGCGGGCGGAGCTGAGAGCTGCTGTGGAGTACAGCCGACTACCTATGTTGTGCACCAACTGTCCTCCTGTGCTCTCCTCCCCTCGGCCCAGGCTCCCTGAGCCGTCTCAGTCCGCGTTCTATCTGTGGAGTTCCCGCTCTGTGGACTGCAGTCGTGCCCCGGCCTCTCCCGCACACAGCGCTCCAGAACCGAGCGCCAGGCAGGTGGCAAGGCGGGGGAGCGtctccttttgtatttctttctggaGGACCTCCTCTGGCTATGTCTTCACCTCCATTTCCCCCAAGAACGAGTGCCCCGGCCAGGAGCCATGTCACCAAGGCCTTGGGAACTGTCCCCTCTGCTCACCCTGTGGAGGGAGCCTATGCGCTCATCTTTGTTGTGCCTCCTACGCTGAAGACACATTTCCAGAACTACATCCTGGAAAGCGCTGCCAGCTGGTCACTCTGCCCTCCACTGCTACCAGGGGCAGGTGCCCTCACCGTTTCCTCGTGTGAAGGACAGCTCTTGACTCAGAGGGTAAAACCGGGTGGGTGCTCAAACCAGCCAGGCTTTGGGTTCTGGGACGGGTGGGGAAGCTGGAGAGGCCCACAGTGTGAAAGAGTGTCCTTGTCATCTGGTCTCTCCATGTCCTTAGAGCCTAGTTCCTTGCTCTCTTGTGACACGCACTGCTAATCCTGGATAGGAAGCTTGAGTCTTAAGGGCAGCAGGGTCGATGTCCAGCATAAGGGGGCAGGGGACGCACAAGGGGCAGTTAGTTGGGTGAACAGCTCGTGTCAAGATGGCCCCGGGGCTGGGCCTAGGCAGGTCTGCAGGGCCCAGGGTTACCTTCCTTTCAGATTTCCAGGGGCTCTGAGAAGTCACTCGGTCGAATTTCTGCCCcgtctccttcccctcccttgtCCTCTAAGAGAAAGTAGACCTTGCAGGGCTCTTTCCTCTGTGACCAGCCAGTCTTCAATGTTCTGGACTTCTTGAAGCATTTCAGAGCTCTGCCCGCAGCACAGCCCCCTCCGACACAGAAGCAGCTGGCTCTGGGTGGCAGCACACAGGAGGACAGGCCTGGGCACTGGAGCCCAGCTGGTGTCGGCCGCGCGCTCACGGGCGAGTGTCTTATTTAACGACCACGAACAACGCTTAGCCTCATGTTTCTGTTGGGGTCATCAGGGatgaagaaaaccacagacaAACGAAACCCCAGGAAGTGTCTCAGAGAGCAGGCCTGTGTAATCCCCGCCGGGCTTTCCCAGGACCAGGGCCCAGGTCTCCTTGACCGTGACCTAGAGCAGCTACTGAAGAGCGGGCAGGCCCTGCCCGGGCCTCACGCCCAGCCCAGGAGCAGCCCTTGGAGAAACCAGGAGAAAACCACCTTCTGCTCCCCATGCCGTGACCTCGCACAGGCCCTGTTTTTATGCAGATCAcctaaatctgtattttatttctctggtaGAGAGGGTTTCCTCTGGATCATTTTCTGCTGTGCTCACAGCACATCACCTCTGTGCCCCCCAGACTGCTATGTTAGACAGACTGAGGGAGGGGCTATAACACCACCAGCGGCCTTGCAGACAAAACAAGCCCCACCAGCTCCCCTGCTGCCTGTTTCTGTGAGGTGCTGGTCTCTTCCTTTTGTTCACGTGATGTGCCACTATATTTTGCATTTATCCCTTGGTATTACACTCTTTTATAAATGACCTGTAAATAGTTTtccactctcctcccttctcaAATGCCTATGGTGTCTTTTTTTTGGTCCAGTACATTTTGTTTCTGTATATGACTCTTTGTGTTTTTTGAATCCACATCTCTCCTCcgtagtattttttaaataaatgtttacaacATTAGAACTTGGGCCGGTTGCGTTGGTCCGTGACCCGTCCCTGATGGAGCCCCACGTGTCGGGAGGGAGGGGTCCTTGCTTCCCCAAAGGGGCTAGAGGCTCCGTGTTGGGTCTTACAGAACAGAACAATGGCAGGGTTGCAGCGGGAATCCTGCCTCCTGTGTTGTCAGCCACTTGCAAGCAGTCCCCCTGCCGTGTCCCAGGCCCTTCCTGCACCCTTGACATGTTTGGAGCAGCCCTGCTCTTGTCAATGACACAGAAAGTGAGCCATGCCAACGTACAGGCCACGTCTGACTGGCACGGCAAAGGAAGACCAGCCCAAGGCCTGGGCCAACCTTCAGGGCATCACAGCGTCATTGAAATGGGGGGAGGCGGTAATGCCCTGGGTCCTCGCTGGCCCGAAAGAGCTGATCCCTCCACAGGggtgctttttctctctttgcctttgaaCTCACTTTCTGCCACTGCCCTCAGCCTCCAGACCCCCCCTCACTTGGCCCAGGTACCTTACTTCTCTGGGCGAGGAGCAGTACCATGTGCCACAGCTTCTCCCAGCCGCCTGCCAAGGGGACTGGGTGTGGGGGTGTGCTGACATGTACGTCCTCATCGTGGTCTCCATTTAACGCCAGCTGACAGCTTGGAAAGTGAAGTCGGGGAAGTAGGAGCACCCTCTGATAATGATACTTATTAAGCCAGCAGGCTTGTCAGAGGATACGGATCCTGCTCACCAAAGCACATTGAAGAGCACGGTTCAGTGGAACCTCTTCCCCAGAGACCTCGGCAGCGGGGTGTGCTGCATGTCAGGTGATGGAGGGGGAGACGCCAGCCTGGGCCGAGGGCTGGTGGACTGCCGGAGTGTGCTCAAGCAGAGTAGCTGCAAGCAGCCCCAGAGACCAGACTTCTGCCCTTTGGATTCACAGAGGCAGAAACCGAGGCCCAGGCCACAGAGTCTGCTAGTGGTTGAACTGTACCTGGACACCGGATCTCCCGAGTCTGGGCTTTTCCACCGGTAGCAGGGTGTTCCCTGAGTGACAGCTTTCAAGTCTGAAAGAAGCCGTAGAATGATGATAGTGACAGCCACAGCTTATGGCTGCCGCCTCCGTGTCAGACGGTCACCGGTCATGGAATCTTCACGGTAGCCTCTTAGACCGGGCATGTTACCCATTTCCGTTTTCCAGATGCTCAGCAGTGAGGTTACTTGTCCAATCATGTGTGATGTCACTTACCAGCCACGTTAGCAGCTGTACCTGTGTGAAATAGGGTCTCATAAGACCCTTCTCCCAAATAAGAATCTTCCATGGATGTCAGCCAAGCTTGAGAAACTTACTTGGGTCTTAGCCGTTCTGGGACAATGATCCTTAACCTTTTTTAGGTCCTAGAAACACTTGAGAGCTTAATACAAATGggagctggccccaggaaaaTGCACAGATGTGCGCACACAAcaattttcagataattttgagTCCTGCCCTCGAGGTCTAGAACCAAGGAGTACCCAAAGGCCAAGCCCGCCAACAGGGCCAGCAGCTGATAGTGATATCATCACGAAATAGGAGGCTAAGACGTCAAAACGTTAAAAAGCGAGCGCTAAAGAAACCCCCAAAATGGAGACAGTCATTTCATCAACAGAAAAAAGATCAGTACATTGTGTTCGTGTAGTGAAATATTACAGAGCAACGAGAATGAACATACTTGCCACATGCCACGATAGGAGTGAATCTCACATGCAATGTTGAGCAGAAGCAGCCAGACACCGAAAGTGATGCCAGCAGCTTCCGTTTATTTAAATGGACACAGGTAGTCTGTGGTGcggtgttagaagtcaggatagagGGTGATGCCTGGTTGGGGCACAAGGAAGCTCTGAGGGGTGGGTAGTGCTCTGTTGCTTAGGCTGGGTGGTGCTGGCTAATGGGTGTGTCACTTggtgaaaattcatcaaactgtacacttagaatTGCGGCACATTCTGGGTGTGTTATAACTCAATGAAAGTTTTCTTAGAATTACAGCTCACGTGTGAGAGCTTTCAGCCCCTCTGCAGATGCGCTCTGCATTACCACGTGAAACCCTCACCTCTTAGGAGGGAAGTTCTGTCACTCTGCTCATTTAAtgggtgaggaagctgaggctcagagatgtgaagcagctcgcccaaggtcacacggcacATGCCAGCTTATATCTGCTACGCCAGGCTAATTTGTTGACAGTGTGGACAGCCACAGCCTGAGCAGCAGGGGTCTGTGCTCCAGGGCCGGGCTCCTCCCTCCACCATGGGAGAGAAGTGAAGAATTCGAGCTAGGGTACGCAGCCTCTCGGGTGTTGGGTGTGTTTTGTAGAAGGCATCCCCAAACTGAGTGCAGTTTCCAAACTTCAGAAGACGTCAGGCGGGACAAGACTCACCGACCACGGTGAACCTGTCGCTGCCTGCGCTCATCCCTGGTGGTCGCCCAACATCTTGGGCGGgaccccagctccctgccccggGGGTGAGAGCAGCTGGTCTGGGTGGGTCTGCAGTGGAGTCTGTCCTGCAGCGTCTGCGACACGGGGCCAGAGCTAGGACGAGGGTGCCTTGTTTACGAGGAGCTGCCTGATCGCTTGCTGCCCCCATGAGCCTATTCTTTTCTTAAacgtttttattaatatttcaaccctacaagaaaatatagacaaatattCCCCCTCCATTCCAATAGTTAAATACCTTTACCTCTACACCCCGAGCTGAAGCCATTTTGTGTCTTGAGTAAACATAATGGACGGATGCAAACAGCCCTCGGGCCTGGGCTGGAGGAGAGCGCCTGCCCCGCCAGGCGTAGCCGGCCGGCTGCTCGGCTGCTCGGCTGCTCGGGGAGCTCACTCTGCTTCCCAAATAAGTGTTTTCCAAAGAGCCTCACCTGCTCTTATCTGGGGCATAATCTTCTCCACCAAggcgggggtggtgggggggtggtgtGAGAGACCCCCAGACCTTGACAGtgctggcgggggtggggggcaaggtGCATGAGAGGCTCCCAGACCTTGACagtgctgggggggggggcagtgcgTGAGAGGCCCCCAGACCTTGACAGCgctggcgggggagggggaggtgggggttAAAGAGGAGATTTAGCAAATATAGTGGGAGGGGATTTAACAGATCAATGCCCTTTGCAGGTTGATTGTTCTGATTTTCAGGGTTATTGAGCTCGAATGTACAAGCAACTGGAGAGAACAgctttgttgttgatttttgtttaatgaTGAAAGCCTAATGATGGGGTGTCCACTGCTTTGAAGGCCCTCCCCCCCCCTTTATCTCAGCTTTCTCCATCAAGGTTAATCTAATCCTGCTAAATGAGAAACCAGCCAGTGTGCACCCGAAGCATGTGTGATCAC
Above is a genomic segment from Equus przewalskii isolate Varuska chromosome 26, EquPr2, whole genome shotgun sequence containing:
- the ABL1 gene encoding tyrosine-protein kinase ABL1 isoform X3 gives rise to the protein MERTDITMKHKLGGGQYGEVYEGVWKKYSLTVAVKTLKEDTMEVEEFLKEAAVMKEIKHPNLVQLLGVCTREPPFYIITEFMTYGNLLDYLRECNRQEVNAVVLLYMATQISSAMEYLEKKNFIHRDLAARNCLVGENHLVKVADFGLSRLMTGDTYTAHAGAKFPIKWTAPESLAYNKFSIKSDVWAFGVLLWEIATYGMSPYPGIDLSQVYELLEKDYRMERPEGCPEKVYELMRACWQWNPSERPSFAEIHQAFETMFQESSISDEVEKELGKKGVRGAAGPLLQAPELPTKTRTSRRAAEHKDSTDGAETPHPKGPGETDPLDHEPAVSPLLPRKERGPQDGGLNEDERLLPKDKKTNLFSALIKKKKKTAPAPPKRSSSFREMDGQPERKVAGEEEGREVSNGALALAPSDTPEPAKSPKPSSGAGVPNGAFRESGGAGFRSPHLWKKSSTLTSSRLAASEEENGGSSSKRFLRSCSASCVPHGAKDTEWRSVTLPRDLQSTGRQFDSSTFGGHKSEKPALPRKRASETRSDQVTRGTVTPPPRLVKKTEEAVDEVLRDAAESSPGSSPPSLTPKLLRRQVVVAPSSGLPHKEEAGKSSAFGTPAAEPVPPTSRAGPGASGGTSKAPNEESRVRRHKPSSESPGRDKGKLSKLKPAPPPPPPASVGKAGKPSQSPSQEAAGEAGACGKAKPTALVVDAVNSDTAKPSQLGEGVKKAVLPAVPKSQSSTKPAGTPTSPVPAPSVLPSASSTLAGDQPSSTAFIPLISTRVSLRKTRQPPERIASGAITKGVVLDGTEALCLAISKNSEQMASHSAVLEAGKNLYTFCVSYVDSIQQMRNKFAFREAINKLENNLRELQICPATAGSGPAATQDFSKLLSSVKEISDIVQR
- the ABL1 gene encoding tyrosine-protein kinase ABL1 isoform X1; this translates as MGQQPGKVLGDQRRPSLPALHFIKGAGKKESSRHGGPHCNVFVEHEALQRPVASDFEPQGLSEAARWNSKENLLAGPSENDPNLFVALYDFVASGDNTLSITKGEKLRVLGYNHNGEWCEAQTKNGQGWVPSNYITPVNSLEKHSWYHGPVSRNAAEYLLSSGINGSFLVRESESSPGQRSISLRYEGRVYHYRINTASDGKLYVSSESRFSTLAELVHHHSTVADGLITTLHYPAPKRNKPTVYGVSPNYDKWEMERTDITMKHKLGGGQYGEVYEGVWKKYSLTVAVKTLKEDTMEVEEFLKEAAVMKEIKHPNLVQLLGVCTREPPFYIITEFMTYGNLLDYLRECNRQEVNAVVLLYMATQISSAMEYLEKKNFIHRDLAARNCLVGENHLVKVADFGLSRLMTGDTYTAHAGAKFPIKWTAPESLAYNKFSIKSDVWAFGVLLWEIATYGMSPYPGIDLSQVYELLEKDYRMERPEGCPEKVYELMRACWQWNPSERPSFAEIHQAFETMFQESSISDEVEKELGKKGVRGAAGPLLQAPELPTKTRTSRRAAEHKDSTDGAETPHPKGPGETDPLDHEPAVSPLLPRKERGPQDGGLNEDERLLPKDKKTNLFSALIKKKKKTAPAPPKRSSSFREMDGQPERKVAGEEEGREVSNGALALAPSDTPEPAKSPKPSSGAGVPNGAFRESGGAGFRSPHLWKKSSTLTSSRLAASEEENGGSSSKRFLRSCSASCVPHGAKDTEWRSVTLPRDLQSTGRQFDSSTFGGHKSEKPALPRKRASETRSDQVTRGTVTPPPRLVKKTEEAVDEVLRDAAESSPGSSPPSLTPKLLRRQVVVAPSSGLPHKEEAGKSSAFGTPAAEPVPPTSRAGPGASGGTSKAPNEESRVRRHKPSSESPGRDKGKLSKLKPAPPPPPPASVGKAGKPSQSPSQEAAGEAGACGKAKPTALVVDAVNSDTAKPSQLGEGVKKAVLPAVPKSQSSTKPAGTPTSPVPAPSVLPSASSTLAGDQPSSTAFIPLISTRVSLRKTRQPPERIASGAITKGVVLDGTEALCLAISKNSEQMASHSAVLEAGKNLYTFCVSYVDSIQQMRNKFAFREAINKLENNLRELQICPATAGSGPAATQDFSKLLSSVKEISDIVQR
- the ABL1 gene encoding tyrosine-protein kinase ABL1 isoform X2, with product MLEICLKLVGCKSKKGLSSSSSCYLEEALQRPVASDFEPQGLSEAARWNSKENLLAGPSENDPNLFVALYDFVASGDNTLSITKGEKLRVLGYNHNGEWCEAQTKNGQGWVPSNYITPVNSLEKHSWYHGPVSRNAAEYLLSSGINGSFLVRESESSPGQRSISLRYEGRVYHYRINTASDGKLYVSSESRFSTLAELVHHHSTVADGLITTLHYPAPKRNKPTVYGVSPNYDKWEMERTDITMKHKLGGGQYGEVYEGVWKKYSLTVAVKTLKEDTMEVEEFLKEAAVMKEIKHPNLVQLLGVCTREPPFYIITEFMTYGNLLDYLRECNRQEVNAVVLLYMATQISSAMEYLEKKNFIHRDLAARNCLVGENHLVKVADFGLSRLMTGDTYTAHAGAKFPIKWTAPESLAYNKFSIKSDVWAFGVLLWEIATYGMSPYPGIDLSQVYELLEKDYRMERPEGCPEKVYELMRACWQWNPSERPSFAEIHQAFETMFQESSISDEVEKELGKKGVRGAAGPLLQAPELPTKTRTSRRAAEHKDSTDGAETPHPKGPGETDPLDHEPAVSPLLPRKERGPQDGGLNEDERLLPKDKKTNLFSALIKKKKKTAPAPPKRSSSFREMDGQPERKVAGEEEGREVSNGALALAPSDTPEPAKSPKPSSGAGVPNGAFRESGGAGFRSPHLWKKSSTLTSSRLAASEEENGGSSSKRFLRSCSASCVPHGAKDTEWRSVTLPRDLQSTGRQFDSSTFGGHKSEKPALPRKRASETRSDQVTRGTVTPPPRLVKKTEEAVDEVLRDAAESSPGSSPPSLTPKLLRRQVVVAPSSGLPHKEEAGKSSAFGTPAAEPVPPTSRAGPGASGGTSKAPNEESRVRRHKPSSESPGRDKGKLSKLKPAPPPPPPASVGKAGKPSQSPSQEAAGEAGACGKAKPTALVVDAVNSDTAKPSQLGEGVKKAVLPAVPKSQSSTKPAGTPTSPVPAPSVLPSASSTLAGDQPSSTAFIPLISTRVSLRKTRQPPERIASGAITKGVVLDGTEALCLAISKNSEQMASHSAVLEAGKNLYTFCVSYVDSIQQMRNKFAFREAINKLENNLRELQICPATAGSGPAATQDFSKLLSSVKEISDIVQR